One genomic region from Cardiocondyla obscurior isolate alpha-2009 linkage group LG01, Cobs3.1, whole genome shotgun sequence encodes:
- the LOC139112091 gene encoding endoglucanase E-4, whose product MKINLFVTCVTILAVILITSTREINVSTENVTTPEKKSDYAHVLELSLLFYEAQRSGKLPKNNRIPWRGDSALHDCGSNGEDLTGGYYDAGDFVKFGFTMAFSTTLLAWGTVNWPEAYDIAGQLDQVRRAIKWSTDYFIKCHVSENVLYGQVGDFPVDHMFWGRPEELNTTRPTYKIDAQHPGSDLAGETAAALAASSIVFCNVDPEYSAKCLEHAKDLYKFADAYRGLYHEAIRGAERYYESTDYGDELAWAAIWLFKATEDPKYFDDAVHHYQHFHLKERPNAFFYNKKVAGIQVLLAELTQQSEYQNATRAFCEFSVRQQKRTPKGLIFIDKSGTLSHAANVAFICLVAADSLEIDEYRQFAKGQINYMLGESGRSYVVGYGKNSPKQPHHAASSCPNRPAPCGWQEFNRNASNPQILYGALVSGPDEVDSFKDCREEYVYTEVSLDYNAGFTSALAGLLQLQLKNPVRDYRKKINF is encoded by the exons ATGAAGATCAATCTTTTCGTCACGTGCGTCACG ATTCTGGCAGTAATATTGATTACGTCAACACGTGAAATAAATGTCTCGACGGAAAACGTGACGACGCCCGAGAAGAAGAGCGATTACGCCCACGTTTTGGAGCTCTCGTTATTGTTTTACGAAGCACAGCGTTCTGGTAAGCTGCCGAAAAACAACAGGATTCCATGGCGAGGAGATTCCGCATTGCACGACTGCGGCTCGAACGGCGAGGATTTAACCGGGGGATACTACGATG CTGGGGACTTTGTCAAATTCGGTTTCACGATGGCTTTCTCGACGACCCTCTTAGCCTGGGGAACAGTCAACTGGCCGGAGGCTTACGACATCGCCGGTCAACTCGACCAAGTTCGTAGAGCCATCAAATGGTCGACCGATTACTTTATCAAGTGTCACGTAAGCGAGAACGTGCTGTACGGCCAGGTTGGCGATTTTCCCGTCGATCACATGTTTTGGGGAAGACCTGAGGAGCTAAACACCACTAGACCAACTTATAAGATTGACGCGCAGCATCCTG GCTCCGATCTCGCCGGCGAAACAGCCGCCGCCCTCGCGGCTTCGAGCATAGTCTTCTGCAACGTTGATCCCGAGTACAGCGCCAAGTGTCTAGAACACGCCAAGGATTTGTACAAATTCGCCGACGCTTATCGCGGTCTTTATCACGAGGCGATACGCGGCGCTGAGCGATATTACGAAAGCACGGATTACGGCGATGAGTTGGCGTGGGCCGCGATCTGGCTTTTCAAGGCGACCGAGGACCCCAAGTACTTTGACGACGCGGTACATCACTATCAGCACTTTCATCTCAAGGAACGACCGAATGCATTCTTCTACAATAAAAAAGTCGCTGGTATACAG GTGCTGTTGGCTGAGTTGACTCAACAGTCCGAGTATCAGAATGCCACCCGCGCGTTTTGTGAGTTTTCAGTACGGCAACAGAAACGCACCCCAAAGGGCCTTATATTTATCGACAAGTCTGGCACACTATCTCACGCTGCTAACGTGGCCTTTATCTGCCTGGTGGCTGCAGACTCCTTGGAAATAGATGAATATCGCCAATTCGCTAAAGGACAAATTAACTATATGCTGGGTGAATCAG GAAGGAGTTACGTAGTTGGGTACGGTAAAAATTCACCGAAACAGCCGCATCATGCCGCGTCTTCTTGCCCCAACAGACCGGCGCCATGCGGATGGCAGGAATTTAACAGAAATGCATCGAATCCGCAGATTCTCTACGGTGCTTTAGTTTCCGGTCCAGACGAGGTGGACTCATTTAAAGACTGCCGAGAAGAATATGTTTATACGGAGGTCTCGTTAGACTACAACGCTGGTTTTACTAGTGCGCTCGCTGGATTGTTGCAACTGCAATTGAAAAATCCAGTGAGAGactatcgaaaaaaaattaacttttag